From the Cohaesibacter sp. ES.047 genome, the window GGACATGATAAGCAGGGACCGAGCCTGCTTCAGGCAGCAAGCGCAGTGCTGGGGGACGCTCCCTTTGAGAGCTGTGCCCTGATCACCGCAGGCCCCACGGATCACCTCTATGGCGCATTTGATTGCATATTTGATGCACGCAGCGAGAGGCTTGACCCATTTGATGCGGCTGCAATGGCTGCGCTGATCAGCGCGCTGCATGCAGACACTCACTTCGATTGCATCGTGATGGCAGCCACTCCATCCGCCGTCATGTTGGCTCCAAGGCTTGCAGTTCGCAGCGATTTCGGGTTGGTAACCAATGTAGATGAAATCAAATGGCAGGATGAGCAACTCACATGTTTCCGGCTGGCCTATGGTGGCAGCACGAGGGTCGGAATTGGAGTGAGCAAGCATGCGCCTTCGTTGCTCACGGTGCGAGCCGATGCCTTCAGCCCGCAAGAGAATAGGCCCGTAAGGGAGACCCGGATCGTTGAGGTCACAGATGCCGCCTGCCCGGATGCGCCGGCACGCCTGCGCAAACGCGCAAGGCACGAGGTCACCGATCCCGACATTCGCAAAAGCGCGGTGCTCGTTGCTGGCGGAGGTGGTATTGCAGCCAACTTCGCTGCTCTGCGCCCCTTGGCGGACGCGTTGGGCGGAGACGTGGCCGCCAGTCGCGCCATCGTGGATCGGGGGCTCGCGCCCAGAAGCATTCAGGTGGGGCTGTCGGGCAATCGTGTCGCGCCGCGCCTCTACATCGCACTTGGCATTCACGGCGCGATCCAGCATGTCACCGCGATCAGCAGCGCTGATTATCTCATTTCCGTCAACACCAATGTGAATGCACCAATTTGCAGCCTATCCGACATTGTCGTCGTGGGAGATGCATTCGCATTTGTTGACGCATTGCTCAAAATGATCAAGGAGGAAAAAGGCAATGGAAATGTCTGACTTCAACATGAACTTCTTTTCCCTTGCGGGGAA encodes:
- a CDS encoding electron transfer flavoprotein subunit alpha/FixB family protein encodes the protein MRRALIYIEDGHDKQGPSLLQAASAVLGDAPFESCALITAGPTDHLYGAFDCIFDARSERLDPFDAAAMAALISALHADTHFDCIVMAATPSAVMLAPRLAVRSDFGLVTNVDEIKWQDEQLTCFRLAYGGSTRVGIGVSKHAPSLLTVRADAFSPQENRPVRETRIVEVTDAACPDAPARLRKRARHEVTDPDIRKSAVLVAGGGGIAANFAALRPLADALGGDVAASRAIVDRGLAPRSIQVGLSGNRVAPRLYIALGIHGAIQHVTAISSADYLISVNTNVNAPICSLSDIVVVGDAFAFVDALLKMIKEEKGNGNV